Within the Fusarium musae strain F31 chromosome 11, whole genome shotgun sequence genome, the region ACTCTAAACAATGGCGGCGTTTGACACATAAGCATACCATCGATAGGTCTTGGCGAGCAAAGCAGTTGAAGGGGTCGACTCCATTACATTTAATGTGCATTGCAGGCCATGTTGACTCATGTGAACGATACATATCATTGGGCGAGACCTACAACGACCGAGACTCCTTATATGGTATAACGCCGCTTGGATGGGCTGCAGCATATGGCCATGcagaagttgttgatcttcTACTTAACCACGGGGCCACAGTTGACTACACTTCGAATGGCACCTCACCGTTAGATCTGGCCATCCGTCGCGGTAACAAGAGGGTAGTGGAACTGCTTCTCAGCAAAGGCTCAAGTATGAAGCAACCCACTGTCACCACCCAGCAAGCTTTATCTCTAGCAGCATCGCTGGGTAGAGCTTCAATTGTCGACATCCTGATTTCCTATGGAGCCAACGCTCTAGCAGCTGACGAATTTGGTTGGAGTTCACTTCAAATTGCGATCGCGGCTGGCAAAAGGGTAACCCTCGCGCGACTGCTCTCTACGATACCGAAGACATCTTTTGAGAGGCTCAGAGACCTCCCACCTCGCAACCTTCCAGGCTGGGTACAACGCATCTTGTTAGCATTCGGGCTTGGACTTTGCTGTCGTGGGTCTGGCAGTTGTTCAGCTTCTGCCACAAACGCTGGCCCAATCAACCCTGGGAAAGGGTCAAAACGGGGAGGCCAGGGTTCGAGGAAACGCGGTCGGGACACAACTGAGAACATGGACGAAAGTGATCAGCAGAGCATGGCCCCTCCACCACAGAAGCAATCCCGGCATACCTTTGAACTACGGTTTGCATGTCCATACAACAAAAGGTGCCCCAATCGGTTCGGGGGTGCTTGCTCCAACTTTGGATTCCCAGATATGCACCGTCTGAAGTAAGTAAACAAATAAAAATATCACAGCAGCCACAGCCTTTGTCACTCACACTTTGATAGAGAACATCTATTTAGGCGACATTTCCTAGGATGCGACAACAAGACTCGATGCGGGAGGTGCAAGGCAATCTTTCCAGAGAGTGAAATTCAGGATCATCTTATTTTGACAGTGGCTTGTCAGCCCCTGAGAGTTGCTCTGAACTATGAGGATGGTTTTGACACGAACCAAAGCGACACATTGAAATCTCTCAAGCCCAAGCAGTTCGAGACACCAGTTCACCACTGGGAGAAGACATTCAATACGGTATTTCCTGACTGGACAACGGATTTGCCAAGCCCTTGTAAGCAGTACCGTCAGCATGTCTGTTTTGATTCACCCActgacaagaccaagatcacGAGACAACCGAGACCGAATGTCGTATCAGGGTTGCTGCCAGGCTTCGTAGCGAAGAGTTTAGACAGGAGGTCTGGAGAAACCCTAGCAATATGGGGAGGGAGGTTTTCGAGCAACTGGCCAACCTTCTCGATCCTTGGCCAAGAGCATCGGCTAGGCCTGGCAACCAGAGCCCAAGCCTTCCTGACGAGCTACCTATACGGCCAGCTTCAGTACAGGAGCAGGTTTCAACAGAATTGAACCCTTCTCTCGAGATTGGCTTGTCCATGGAGCCGCGAGGGGGGgctgcttcttcagaagcCCTTGCAGCAGCACCTGTACTCGACTCATCAGCTCAGATCTATCGTCCAATTCCGCCTCACTTTTTATTCCCCCAACAGGTTTCCGATACTATGTCCCTCTCTCTTTTCAGTGGGACTGGTTCACTCAGCAGCTTTGGTCCAGGCCAGGAATCGATGTACGGTGACTCGGATGCTAATGATGCTTCCATGAGCTCTTGGGACTGCTCTTTCGCCAATGCCCAGATGGGACAGATTCCTAATGATTCTTTGGAGTTCGATTTCAACGCCTCAACTCCAGCCAACATTCCCCATTCCTCAAGATCCGAGAATCAGTTCAACCGCAACCGGGACTTATCCACTTCAGGCGACACGCAGCCAGGAGAATATGAAGACACCACTAATACATCCTGGGCGCCTTCTAGAACGGCTGATTGAAGATGCATTGAGAGCTTATTGTCTGTAATTATTCCTTGTGGGCAAACAGGATTGTAACGCTTACTACACTACAAAGGTCATGTTTAAAGCGTACTGTAATGTGACACAATAATGGTGTAACAAAGTCTCAGAAAATAGATAGACAATATTGTTCAAATTTGGTGATTCATACAAACGCGGTTTTCCTCTTATCAGAGCATTATTCTAATTTTGCCCTGATCTAGGCTCATGAGTCCATGACGAAACATCCATGGGTTTTGGTGGTCCATGTACACTGATTGCGTAAGGCGCAGTTCAATTCAGCTATGCCTTCACCGACAAGGCTTTTTTCTAACGTATTCTGCTCTCAAGCTTCAAATCTCACCGAGTATTGTAACTTATTTCTTCTTTGTTCTatctctcatcctcttccattTGCAGGCCTACAGAACCAACCACGAAATGGCTGATCCAGTTGGCATAACCGGCACAGCCGTTGGAACCGTTTCCTTTGGACTTCAGCTATACAGCGGCATATCAGAATACCTCGATGTCGTTAAGGGGCGCGACGAAGACCTCCAATCGGCGAAGGAATATGTGAAGATACTGCGGGATAATCTTGGATTGATCGAAGAGACCATTGGCGCGATCGGCGGCGAATATACAGTGGCTAGGCATGCTATTGAGCAGTTTAAATACTCATGTGAAACTGAGCTCAAGGGCTTAGAGGTATTGCTTCAAGAACTGAAAGGTCCCTCGGCGGATCCTACCAATCGCACAGAACAGGTCAAGAACTCTATTCGCAAATTCAGCTATC harbors:
- a CDS encoding hypothetical protein (antiSMASH:Cluster_11.3), which gives rise to MADPVGITGTAVGTVSFGLQLYSGISEYLDVVKGRDEDLQSAKEYVKILRDNLGLIEETIGAIGGEYTVARHAIEQFKYSCETELKGLEVLLQELKGPSADPTNRTEQVKNSIRKFSYPFEKQDITKLQDKFI
- a CDS encoding hypothetical protein (EggNog:ENOG41~antiSMASH:Cluster_11.3) produces the protein METVASVKSLLQSFNSIFWSRLGFMPVSFFEELDSPGTPEMFGPIVNSEDVHVEGQKQIGLHADHWNTWNFSDPLSSAYKAVATVIHSFYHDPQNMTAEAPFQPMDPDISGWFLSLLKEERRYSSCLGLLRSLQVNNIEFLSKAMKGTCSWIFENHTFGSWLEQPSGLLWVKGKAGSGKSTLLRYIHQTVTFRRPTSLLFFQFNYSSHTSINAMLRSLIFQLLAASPSYQLFRMRDTYAIRTETHGDYGTNWQWGDGELISYLQDSFLRATQDNTHIVVIIDALDEATEELSVNSVILDILSIPSIRICASSRSSPRFPGLDFHTITLEDLNTADIIYYAKSRVSSAECDISTVEGDLIQSLIEASDGMFLYADLVLSNLEIWFNQQEGQLSHIDFPRGLVDLYSLILADIESSQKSRDIFHHIFRWVAFATRPLTVSELTNALAFENVQGYETYNDRDSLYGITPLGWAAAYGHAEVVDLLLNHGATVDYTSNGTSPLDLAIRRGNKRVVELLLSKGSSMKQPTVTTQQALSLAASLGRASIVDILISYGANALAADEFGWSSLQIAIAAGKRVTLARLLSTIPKTSFERLRDLPPRNLPGWVQRILLAFGLGLCCRGSGSCSASATNAGPINPGKGSKRGGQGSRKRGRDTTENMDESDQQSMAPPPQKQSRHTFELRFACPYNKRYAPSEPLRVALNYEDGFDTNQSDTLKSLKPKQFETPVHHWEKTFNTVFPDWTTDLPSPYHETTETECRIRVAARLRSEEFRQEVWRNPSNMGREVFEQLANLLDPWPRASARPGNQSPSLPDELPIRPASVQEQVSTELNPSLEIGLSMEPRGGAASSEALAAAPVLDSSAQIYRPIPPHFLFPQQVSDTMSLSLFSGTGSLSSFGPGQESMYGDSDANDASMSSWDCSFANAQMGQIPNDSLEFDFNASTPANIPHSSRSENQFNRNRDLSTSGDTQPGEYEDTTNTSWAPSRTAD